From the genome of Solea senegalensis isolate Sse05_10M linkage group LG21, IFAPA_SoseM_1, whole genome shotgun sequence:
taaacatatttttggggccacaaaacaggaaaactACTAACACAAGCTGAAGGATGATGcaaaatacaatataacatTGACCAAACTGGTATTTATTGCACCACTGGTATCATGCACTGAAAAATGATCGTGTCCACTCGTCTGTGGATCTCAGTTCTACACTATGAGTCCTGAGTATTGTTTATGGAGGAGAGTGGACCAGGCAGAGGAAGAGACTTTCATCTATACTCATGCGTTGCCACCTAGAGGAGAGAAAGGCAACgcacaaccacaacaaaaactgaCTTCAtcgattttttattttaaaggcaaCAGAAGTATAAATACATAAGGTTAcataaaggtttttttgtttaaatgttcacCTTTTTATTCtagacatttttattgtttttattatgtgacttgtttatttgtgctgtttttatactttctacagtattttattgttttattgtatgttttttggtATATCAGGTGTTATGTTTCTATAtattacttgttttatttatctccgatgtacagcactttgtttcagctattgtcgtttttaaagtgctttataattGAAAAGATATATTCTTCATGTTCCATAacgcaaagaaaacaaatactaaAATAGACTGTTTAGTTTGCTCTTTAGTCTGCTCTaatttgtgtgctttttttaattctcaTAATGTAATGGTGTCATCATAAATACAGGGACTAATATCTGTCTACTTCGGTTAAGGTGTTCTGGGCAGCTGCATTTACTGcaggtccaaaatgtgacacaaaatgtaAATCCTTTACTCCTCCTCACTTCACAAGCATTCACTGGCACTGCTCAGCAGAACCATATGCACCTACGTTTTACCAGTGCAGACGaatgtgatgaaaacactgaaaacatgaaggcGAATGGTCAGTGTTACATGAAAACTACCTGATCCTGGTCCTACCTGATCAGCTATTCTGCGGCCTCCAATGAAAGGAGGCCAGAGTCTCTGCACCTCCAGCAGCACTCTGTGCAGGTAATCAGGGTCTTCTCCCGCTCGCCGACGTGTCTCCTCCTGAAAAAACACGATTATGTCACTTTACTGAGCTGCAAAACCTTGAGTATATGTTAccgtttgtgttgtgttgtgttgtgtgtgtgtgtgtgtgtgtgtgttagtaccTGTTCGTTCCCACCGAGTACCAGCGTGAAGGAGGTGAGGAGCGACGCCACAGCTTTAGGGATCAGAGCTGAGATGAAGAGCAGGAGATGCTGCGAGGCAGCGCTGGAGTCGGGCAGCGGCAAAGACCCGAGAGAGCCGACGAAACTAAAGAGAGAAATTTGCTTGTTTTGAGTGGataatgtatttgtattcactCAGGAACCATGTGCCTGAAAACTACACATACAAATTCAGGAAATATGCAAGGTCTAGCGTCATTCAGGAGGATTTAATGAAAtaagaaactgaatatactacccataagtatgtttgtataagtgtataattgctttaaaaagtTTATATATGCTTAAGCAGAGGATGTCATTTTTAGTTgaaatgtttctacagcagctttttcattttgaagtggGAGCTTACTTCAAATAATAACAGAGAATGGCTATGAACACAAGACATAAACCAACGTATAAGGAGGAAATGGTAGAGTGGAGAAAGTTGTGATTTCTGGTTCAttaaggccaccgtagttttcTAATTCACTTGGAAAAGGGAGGGGGTGAGCATGCTGTaatttcaccattagatgtcacttatTCTTAAACACCAGACCTTTAACTATCAAATAGTATAACTGTTCTCACCCCTCTTTGTCATTCTCCAGTTTGTCTTTGATGATGTCCATCAGTTTGTCTCTGGCTTCCAGAGCGGTGGAGAAACCCGATGACCACAGAGGAACCTTCACATTCACTGGGGCAGAGATCAGGCCTGCAGGggcagagcaaacacacaaatatggtcaaaattacacagaaaacaaacactcagtGGCCTGATACTGTATGAGACGGGAACTTTTGTTTTGCAATGTTGTATTTCAAAACAAGAACTAGctattttaacacatttggGAGGACGAGGTTTGGAGAGTGAGCAACCGTCTAACAACAGCTGTGCTGCCTTTTGAGATAAATTCATCAACCGGTTATGTAACCagttgtggtttttgtgtgttgtgtgtttaaagcATCATGTCAGTACCATGCCAGTGCTGAGTGCACAGCTGCATGATTTCCTGGAATAGTTCAGGCTGCTCCTCCGCTCGTACGTTCAGAAACAGGCCCAAAACCAACTCTGTCCCCAGGCGCTTGAAGACAGAGTAGACACACTCTGGCTGCCCactgcacgtacacacacacaacaattacaaaaattaattttgacacatttatttagCTTTCCTAACATGATAATATAgcgcaaaaaaaacaacaacatgggcACTATGGCAGCAAATATGGACCCAAATGTGTAACAAATGACTTATAAATAGCAATACTGTCGATTAATTTAGGTGTTACCTGAGAGAGAGGTCCTTCAGACaacgctcacacacactgtaggaaaaaaggacaaaaaagagggagacaaacaaccacaagcATGAGTACTCAACACAGTCAGAGGCGCCTGACTTCACACATGACTTTCCCCACCTGCTGATAAAATCACGTTGTGATTCCAAACACCTTCCTGTAAACAGACTGGTGAGGGACAATCGCAGCAGACAAGCCTCTTCACCTGCAACACACAGGTGCAAGTCTCTGGTGTATATAGACTATATTGGAATGAGTGagaaaagtgactttgaataattcattaataatgaGACCGTGAGTCCCACACTCTGCTTCTCATTTGATTTGCAGTTAATGGTCACAATCGTTAAttttaggtcttcttcaataaaatgcaatgttgatttatttgcaaatcctgttcccatttagagaagAATTAAGGATTAAGCACAACACATTTGGGTGGATGTCAGtcgctggtattgtccaataggagcctgttTGCCCGTGATTTCTGTTAACTTCTGTTCTGAAAACATGGGTTCAAATGTACCTTGATCcaattgatttgatttctttttggtTGAAAATACTACACAATAGCCACCAGAATCCAAACGGACAACTTCAAATGTGTTGCTTTCCttgatctgtttttgtgtgaaatatctGCTTAAACTTTACTGCTTCGCTatcatcaattaatcaaatGTGATAAAAGGTAAGGCAGTAGTGCTGACATTTGAGCATTAGAAGAACCACTTCAGAAGCTGTGTTTcatgtcatttgtgtgtgaggttttttggttttttttttttaccattagtGGTGACAATAGTGTCACCATACATGTTGGTCATCAGGTCAGTGGGATCCTTCAGAAACAAGTTAGACTTCTCTGAAACACAGCACATAGCCCGATtacattcacaacaacatcacGTAACAGATACAAGCAAACTCACTTTTCTTACAGAATCCTTAGTCACTAACgctaaaccaggggtctcaaaatcaaatgacccgggggccaccgagcatctagtctggttaGTATGGGGCCAGTCAGGTGAAAAAGTAGcggtgggcaatatgagcttaaaattatatcatgatttttccatcatgatatagcaatgttaatatttttgatgacatttcacagaatttcaaactaaaagcatttgttttgacaTAGAACAACATATGGTTTAcagtcaaaaatgtcttcatgaTGCAAACTGAATCTTAAtttaaccaaaaaaacagaaatattaagtggcgggctgcatgaaatcaattggaTGGCCAgatgtgagtttgagacctctccCATAAACACTTAACCAGCACAACTCAGAAACTCCTAACCTATGACCTTacactaaccctaaacctaTTCTAGGTTTTCTATTCTATAACAAAAATAACCTCAAAGTTGTGAGAACCAGGTAAAAGGTCATTTTGAATCCAAATGTATCCTCACAACCTACTACAGACATGTATTAACTAACATACAGATATATATTCCATGTGGTTGTACTTATTTAATATTATGGTTGTTATTAGCCACTTTTAAAGGGGGGATAACCCACCATTACGAGTCTCTCACATGACCACACCACTTTGTCTATGTACTACTGACACAAACCAGCTTTTAATATAAACGTAGTGATGTAGTTGTTGGACACCTGTAGTGTCAGTAACAGGTTAATCAAACGTACCACTGAGTAGCTCTCTCATTCCCTCAACTGAGCAGATGAAGGCGGTGGGTCTGTTCAGCAGGCGGCTCTGGAACACTCTGCCCCCGTGTTTGTCCATCTTCTGCCGGTAGAAGCTCACCGGGTCCCGGTAAAAGTCAAGGGACTTGTCGCCGAGCAACGACAACCCTGCGTTTCCCGGTAGTTTGGACATTCGGGGTCACGATGCGGTTTAACCCGGTTTAAAGTTGAAGACGGACAATGACACAATGATTTAAACTTGACATAAATCGAATCCaggattaaaataaaacatgccgTTCAATTATTCACAGTTTGGGTTGTTTTAATCGAGAGAAACTGAGGTTAAAAGCTACTGCTTTCCGTGTTGTTTGCGGTTTTCTCTGTTGTCACCTGCAGTACCGTCTGGTGAAATGATGATGCGTTCATGTGCTGTCGGGAATTTGGAGTCACGTGTTCGTGATACTTCACTGCGTTTTTACACGTTGTTCCGTTACTGTAAACGATATATTAGTCAATAATACGCttgaatgtgtttatatgtgtgcgTTGCATTATTCAATGTTCATATGTGTATGagtgttattatttacttgAAGTGAAGTATATGAATttagaagaacacattaacacagctaatgtTAACATGTGCTAATCCTTGAATGTATTAATGATTGACATGACacaacatgagacaagagggtctcCTGGACACATGACAGTCAGACCATGCCCTTTACAATATACATCCTGTATAGGACAggaagcttgagggtctgtccTGGATATGGTGTGTTAAAGAAGTACAGTtgtctcttgtttgactaaatggtgatattgtccaaaCTTGTTGCATCTAATTTATAGACCATGAGACAGTATGGTATATCTAGACCCGACTTGTTTTTCAAATACACGTTGCACCAGGTGTCGGAACATGTGATGCCTACAATGATAATGCCAGATAATCTATTTAAGGTTAGTTTTActctttgttcttcttcttttcctctttctttgttatttatatatttgtgttttatatattttatttcttgtttatggCCTCCATAACATTCCGTAGCTGTTTGTTACTGTTATAGTAGGTGGAGTActtgtctgctgtgtttctaCATCCGAATTTCTTCTATTAAATTCCTTGTAAacgtcttgttgttgtttttttagtttcacaaagaataaaatcagaagaagagtttacttctaaaataaaaaaaatgtaatttaatacaTACACTTCTTCTACCAAAGTTCTTTTCTGATAACATACTtggacttttactcaagtatcacttttaaGGAACTTTGTACGAGACTGGATTATACACTAACAGTGTAAAATAAGATTTAGGGGCCCCCTGTTATGCAGCTCATCCGCCACAGGATGGCAGCACTGagctctctctttccctctctctctctctctctccctctctctcaatGGCAGCACACGGACTCTGtggtgtctgtctctctctctctctctctgcgctcATTCAAACCAGGttgctttatgtttttttgtccactcACTTAATCTGGATTATGAGCGACACACAGACGCTCCGGTGTTGGTAGAGCGGAGTAGGAGGCGAGGAGCCCGGCACATGCAGGTGCGCAGGttggatttgttttcttttaaaagtttgacaaaacagatggaaaaacacagagggaaaccgaaaaaaatggaattatacatttatatttgtagaatatgtatttgtaatttggtttaaaaagttattttttgtgaTTATAAGATCAACTGTTTACAAGAGCATTGTGTTTTAccaaataattcatttattgattgataTGGATGTAGCAGcaggttgtttttcatttttatcagcGTGCAGGCATCACATTTAGCAAACTTTAGGTTTTTATAAGCATACTTAATAcagtttaaatgtaataatctacTGTTAAACCAGGTAATTTCAGATGTAATTGATACATAATATATTCGTAATCTACTGGTAATTTGTTGACAGTGAATAAATGTCTTGAAGATGGATGATTGTCCagtatctttaaaaaaaatgtgttatttcagaGGTTGACAGTTTTACACGGTGTAAAgtgcagaaaattaaaaacgtTTGCTGTAAAAGATAAGGTTTTGTGTGATATTAAGTGGACATTAAGTGAAACTTGGCTGCTGGATGTGTGCGTTAAAAACTTGAATTGAACTTAATTCAGGTTCAGCAAGTGTGGTTGGATAAACTTGAAAAGAATTGAAGTTATGAAGCGAGTGCAGAAACATCTTCCTGCTCATTTCTAGTTCACTGGGCCAGGGTCAGACAAGGCCACAAATACGTCTGCTCTTCATACAGATTAACTTCTTTTACCTCATCGGACCTTTTACCTTCTCTGTGCATCTTGGAAGTAGACAAAGTTGTGCCAAAATTCCTTACTTGGCCTCTAAAGCACATAATTATTCCTCAGTCTTTGTTATGGTCTGTCGAGACCGTCCATGGAAAGATTAGTGGGAGCTTTGTTTCACATCAGTATCTCCCCTCACTGTCAGGACACATGAAAAGCTCTGCTATTGTTGAATcgctgccactttattaggtacacctgtttatGGCAGCAACTCGGTGCATAtgggcatgtagacatggtcaaggcGACCGGCTGGTGTTCAAATGAatcatcagaatgaggaagaaagttGATTTAAGGGACTTTGAACAGGGCATGCTTGCATGTTGGTGCCAAAGAGGGAAAATAACCAGTGAGTGACAGTGCTGTGGGCAGAAAAATGGCTTAttatggtgagactgcagaagaAGACCCATCTCTGACTGTCAcagctgccactttattagatgtcgtctgtacctaataaagtgaccgcACAGTGTAGTTTGTCACTTAGAAATTAGACTTCCTTGATAGGGCTCCATGATATCAcagtaaaatgttttcaaattagTTTACACTTGAAATGAATGCGATATGTGTCagataaatgtcagtttttaatCCTGAGGGAAAGTTTAGAAAAATGGTAAGTTTCTTCATATAAGTCTTAATGGACAGGAAATAACAAGCTA
Proteins encoded in this window:
- the LOC122758097 gene encoding putative cytochrome P450 120 isoform X2 — its product is MSKLPGNAGLSLLGDKSLDFYRDPVSFYRQKMDKHGGRVFQSRLLNRPTAFICSVEGMRELLSEKSNLFLKDPTDLMTNMYGDTIVTTNGEEACLLRLSLTSLFTGRCLESQRDFISSVCERCLKDLSLSGQPECVYSVFKRLGTELVLGLFLNVRAEEQPELFQEIMQLCTQHWHGLISAPVNVKVPLWSSGFSTALEARDKLMDIIKDKLENDKEGFVGSLGSLPLPDSSAASQHLLLFISALIPKAVASLLTSFTLVLGGNEQEETRRRAGEDPDYLHRVLLEVQRLWPPFIGGRRIADQDSTLAGFHVPKGNGVIYISHGVHRDPEVFEEPDNFQPERWRGRNAGQEHLLCSFGSGPRSCIGSKLADIFLKDVCMYLLKHYDWCLDPPSQDLEYKWLPVSRPADPPTVSFTRLDQTRSDESDTS
- the LOC122758097 gene encoding putative cytochrome P450 120 isoform X3, coding for MSKLPGNAGLSLLGDKSLDFYRDPVSFYRQKMDKHGGRVFQSRLLNRPTAFICSVEGMRELLSEKSNLFLKDPTDLMTNMYGDTIVTTNGEEACLLRLSLTSLFTGRCLESQRDFISRWGKSCVKSGASDCVEYSCLWLFVSLFFVLFSYSVCERCLKDLSLSGQPECVYSVFKRLGTELVLGLFLNVRAEEQPELFQEIMQLCTQHWHGLISAPVNVKVPLWSSGFSTALEARDKLMDIIKDKLENDKEGFVGSLGSLPLPDSSAASQHLLLFISALIPKAVASLLTSFTLVLGGNEQEETRRRAGEDPDYLHRVLLEVQRLWPPFIGGRRIADQDSTLAGFHVPKGNGVIYISHGVHRDPEVFEEPDNFQPERWRGRNAGQEHLLCSFGSGPRSCIGSKLADIFLKV
- the LOC122758097 gene encoding putative cytochrome P450 120 isoform X1, with amino-acid sequence MSKLPGNAGLSLLGDKSLDFYRDPVSFYRQKMDKHGGRVFQSRLLNRPTAFICSVEGMRELLSEKSNLFLKDPTDLMTNMYGDTIVTTNGEEACLLRLSLTSLFTGRCLESQRDFISRWGKSCVKSGASDCVEYSCLWLFVSLFFVLFSYSVCERCLKDLSLSGQPECVYSVFKRLGTELVLGLFLNVRAEEQPELFQEIMQLCTQHWHGLISAPVNVKVPLWSSGFSTALEARDKLMDIIKDKLENDKEGFVGSLGSLPLPDSSAASQHLLLFISALIPKAVASLLTSFTLVLGGNEQEETRRRAGEDPDYLHRVLLEVQRLWPPFIGGRRIADQDSTLAGFHVPKGNGVIYISHGVHRDPEVFEEPDNFQPERWRGRNAGQEHLLCSFGSGPRSCIGSKLADIFLKDVCMYLLKHYDWCLDPPSQDLEYKWLPVSRPADPPTVSFTRLDQTRSDESDTS